Proteins from a genomic interval of Streptomyces sp. NBC_01445:
- a CDS encoding AAA family ATPase yields MQELSSAVVLVTGVMASGKSTVAQLLAERLPRSVHLHGDSFRRMIVSGREEFTPQPTAEGRAQLRLRYQASAAVADLYAQAGWTVIVQDVVLGEHLDTYLDAVTARPLYLVVLAPRPEAVAAREAGRHKNGYGGPWTVDILDDALRRDTPSRGLWLDTSNQTPHQTVDQILADLATARIVG; encoded by the coding sequence GTGCAGGAGCTCAGTTCCGCAGTCGTGCTCGTCACCGGAGTCATGGCGTCAGGGAAGTCCACCGTCGCCCAGTTGCTGGCCGAGCGGCTCCCACGCTCCGTGCATCTGCACGGTGACAGCTTCCGGCGGATGATCGTGTCCGGTCGCGAGGAGTTCACGCCTCAGCCGACCGCGGAAGGAAGGGCTCAGCTACGGCTGCGCTACCAGGCATCCGCTGCGGTCGCAGACCTGTACGCGCAAGCGGGATGGACCGTCATCGTTCAAGACGTTGTTCTCGGCGAGCACCTGGACACCTATCTTGACGCAGTGACGGCGAGGCCCCTCTATCTGGTCGTCCTTGCCCCCCGCCCCGAAGCAGTCGCAGCGCGTGAGGCCGGCCGCCACAAGAACGGCTACGGCGGCCCCTGGACGGTCGACATCCTGGACGACGCACTACGCCGGGACACCCCGTCCCGCGGGCTCTGGCTGGACACGTCGAACCAGACACCCCACCAAACCGTGGATCAGATCCTCGCTGACCTCGCCACGGCTCGCATCGTCGGCTGA